Proteins from one Salarias fasciatus chromosome 14, fSalaFa1.1, whole genome shotgun sequence genomic window:
- the sgcg gene encoding gamma-sarcoglycan: MVREQYVTTTEGSSTPRPAPDDVYKIGIYGWRKRCLYLFVLLLIVILVVNFSLTIWIFRLMWFNSAGMGHLQVNSDGVKLEDGESEFLMPVYAQEIHSREDSSLLAHSSEKVSLNARNENGDVTGRISVGPKEAQGHTPSLLINSQYDNMLFTADGDQAMIGPDKLRVTGPEGALFQHSVEVPQLRSEILKDLRLESPTRSLSMNAPKGVHIKALAGNIEATSRMDVILQSSEGLLVLDAETVRMTNLPVSKEGVSGNAQGLYEVCVCLSGKLFLSKAGRTSTCSDNQEC, from the exons ATGGTGCGGGAGCAGTATGTCACCACCACCGAGGGCAGCAGCACGCCCAGACCGGCGCCCGACGACGTCTACAAGATCGGCATCTATGGCTGGAGGAAGCGTTGCCTCtacctgtttgtgctgctgctcaTCGTCATCCTCGTGGTCAACTTTTCCCTCACCATCTGGATCTTCAGGCTGATGTGGTTCAACTCG GCGGGGATGGGACACCTGCAGGTAAACTCGGATGGGGTCAAGCTGGAGGACGGCGAATCTGAGTTCCTGATGCCCGTCTACGCTCAGGAGATCCACTCCAGAGAA gaCTCTTCACTTCTAGCGCACTCATCAGAAAAGGTTTCCCTTAATGCCCGCAATGAAAACGGAGACGTTACTGGAAGGATCTCTGTGG GTCCTAAAGAGGCTCAGGGACACACTCCAAGTCTGCTCATTAACTCCCAATATGACAACATGCTGTTCACCGCAGATGGCGACCAGGCAATGATTGGACCAGACAAACTGCGAGTCACAG GTCCTGAGGGGGCTCTCTTCCAGCATTCAGTGGAGGTGCCACAGCTGAGATCTGAAATTCTAAAAGACCTGAG GCTGGAGTCCCCGACTCGCTCTCTCAGTATGAATGCTCCAAAAGGTGTTCATATCAAAGCCCTGGCAGGAAACATCGAAGCAACTTCCAGGATGGACGTTATTCTTCAGTCAAGCGAAGGACTG CTGGTGCTGGATGCTGAGACAGTGCGCATGACCAATTTGCCCGTGAGCAAGGAAGGGGTTTCTGGAAACGCTCAGGGTCTCTAcgaggtgtgtgtctgcctcagCGGAAAGCTCTTCCTGTCCAAGGCTGGAAGGACGTCCACTTGCAGCGACAATCAGGAGTGCTAG